From the Deinococcus radiophilus genome, one window contains:
- the gyrA gene encoding DNA gyrase subunit A, which yields MTGILPVDITSEVKTNFINYAMNVIVDRALPDVRDGLKPVQRRIMYAMMLEGLYANQKHAKSAAVVGEVMKKYHPHGDTSIYDAMVRLGQWWNMRYPMVHPQGNFGSIDGDPPAAMRYTEARMTKLAEELLADLEKDTIVMKPNYDETTEEPSVLPAAVPNLLINGASGIAVGMATNIPPHNLTEICNGLLALIDRPDMTLLDLMEHVPGPDFPTGGRIAKQGVQDAYTTGHASLKVRGKARIDEKNNRSQIIISEIPYQVNKTNLIQTISAMYKAGKIPDISALRDESDRKEPVRIVVELKRGAIPTLVLNQLYKYTQLQSTFTVMNLSIVNGEPRVLPLLDTMRYFLVHRQEVVTRRTQYELRKAEERAHILEGLIKALDHIDEVIALIRASNTGGEARDALMARFELSEPQAQAILDMRLQRLVGLEREKLTGEFDELQTLIARLRSILGDEKLLWREIKKEIRDIRDRYGDERRSVITDLEEDISKEDLIAVEDMVITMTEAGYLKRTPLDSYRAQSRGGRGSRGGKLREEDVNTRVFVGSTHDFMLFFTDQGRVFHEKIYDLPEAARDAKGSHIRNLLPSLRDDENIASVQSIKGFDEDGSFVFATKNGMVKRSLITDYGNITSAGLIAINLQDDDELISVGIVKNGSDIVLATQSGKAMRFEASAVRDTGRATQGVIGIRLKGDDRVVSMALVPEGADHELLAVSEYGLGKRTPISDYPSKGRGGQGVITLDVTPKTGKLVTLARVDGNEELMVLTRGGLVIRTRVEEVRVTGRNAQGVKVINLNGDDCVISAFPIRREDEL from the coding sequence ATGACCGGAATTCTACCCGTGGACATCACGTCCGAAGTCAAGACCAATTTCATCAACTACGCCATGAACGTCATTGTGGACCGGGCACTGCCGGATGTCCGCGACGGCCTCAAGCCGGTGCAGCGCCGGATCATGTACGCCATGATGCTTGAGGGCCTCTACGCCAACCAGAAGCACGCCAAGTCGGCGGCGGTGGTGGGCGAGGTCATGAAAAAGTACCACCCGCACGGCGATACCTCGATCTATGACGCGATGGTGCGCCTGGGGCAGTGGTGGAACATGCGCTATCCGATGGTTCACCCGCAGGGCAACTTCGGGTCCATTGACGGCGACCCGCCTGCCGCCATGCGTTACACCGAGGCCCGCATGACCAAGCTGGCTGAGGAGCTGCTGGCCGACCTCGAAAAAGACACCATCGTCATGAAGCCCAACTATGACGAGACCACCGAAGAACCCAGCGTGCTGCCCGCCGCCGTGCCGAATCTGCTGATCAACGGCGCTTCGGGCATCGCCGTCGGCATGGCGACCAACATTCCGCCGCACAACCTCACGGAGATCTGCAACGGTCTATTGGCGCTGATTGACCGGCCAGACATGACCCTGCTGGATCTAATGGAGCATGTCCCCGGCCCCGACTTTCCCACTGGGGGCCGCATTGCCAAACAGGGCGTGCAGGACGCCTACACCACCGGGCACGCCAGCCTCAAGGTGCGCGGCAAGGCCCGCATCGACGAGAAGAACAACCGCTCGCAGATCATCATTTCCGAGATTCCCTATCAGGTGAACAAGACCAATCTGATTCAGACCATCTCGGCAATGTACAAGGCAGGCAAAATCCCCGATATCTCGGCCCTGCGCGACGAATCGGACCGCAAAGAGCCGGTACGCATCGTGGTGGAACTCAAGCGCGGCGCGATTCCGACCCTGGTGCTGAACCAGCTGTACAAATACACCCAGTTGCAAAGCACCTTTACGGTGATGAACCTGAGCATCGTCAACGGTGAGCCGCGGGTGCTGCCGCTGCTGGACACCATGCGTTATTTCTTAGTCCACCGTCAGGAAGTGGTGACCCGCCGTACCCAATACGAACTGCGCAAAGCCGAGGAGCGCGCCCACATCCTTGAAGGTCTGATCAAGGCGTTGGACCACATTGACGAAGTGATCGCGCTGATCCGCGCCAGCAACACTGGCGGTGAGGCCCGTGACGCGCTGATGGCCCGCTTTGAGCTGTCCGAGCCTCAGGCCCAGGCCATTTTGGATATGCGCCTGCAACGCCTGGTGGGGCTGGAGCGCGAGAAGCTGACCGGCGAGTTCGACGAGCTGCAAACGCTGATTGCCCGCCTGCGCTCGATCCTGGGCGACGAAAAGCTGCTGTGGCGCGAGATCAAAAAGGAGATCCGCGACATCCGTGACCGCTACGGTGACGAGCGCCGCAGCGTGATCACCGACCTTGAAGAAGACATTTCCAAAGAGGACCTGATTGCCGTAGAGGACATGGTCATCACCATGACCGAGGCAGGCTACCTCAAGCGCACTCCGCTGGACTCGTACCGCGCCCAGTCGCGTGGTGGACGCGGTTCACGTGGCGGCAAACTGCGCGAAGAAGACGTGAACACCCGCGTGTTCGTAGGCAGTACGCACGACTTCATGCTGTTCTTTACGGATCAGGGCCGGGTCTTCCACGAGAAAATTTACGATCTGCCCGAAGCTGCCCGCGACGCCAAAGGTTCGCATATCCGCAATCTGCTGCCCTCGCTGCGCGATGACGAAAATATTGCGTCGGTGCAGAGCATCAAGGGTTTCGACGAAGACGGCAGCTTTGTCTTTGCGACCAAAAACGGCATGGTCAAACGCAGCCTGATTACCGACTACGGCAACATCACCTCGGCGGGCCTGATCGCCATCAATCTGCAGGATGATGACGAACTGATCAGCGTAGGCATCGTGAAAAATGGCAGTGACATCGTGCTGGCCACCCAGAGCGGCAAGGCCATGCGCTTTGAGGCCTCGGCAGTGCGCGATACGGGCCGCGCCACCCAGGGTGTGATCGGGATTCGCCTGAAGGGAGATGACCGAGTGGTCAGCATGGCCCTGGTTCCTGAAGGTGCAGACCATGAGCTACTGGCGGTCAGTGAGTACGGCCTGGGCAAACGCACACCCATCAGCGACTATCCCAGCAAGGGACGCGGCGGCCAGGGCGTGATCACGCTGGACGTGACCCCCAAGACCGGCAAGCTGGTCACGCTGGCCCGTGTAGACGGCAATGAAGAACTGATGGTGCTGACCCGTGGGGGTCTGGTCATCCGCACCCGCGTGGAAGAAGTACGCGTCACTGGCCGCAATGCCCAGGGTGTCAAGGTCATCAACCTAAACGGCGACGACTGCGTGATTAGTGCTTTCCCCATCCGCCGCGAAGACGAGCTGTAA